From a single Ascaphus truei isolate aAscTru1 chromosome 2, aAscTru1.hap1, whole genome shotgun sequence genomic region:
- the LOC142488210 gene encoding uncharacterized protein F54H12.2-like, translated as MAFIHTNSIECAKSELDIFEIQPTQTSIEKSLYVEIQPLAALSETAPLEFYIAGNGEHYFDLNNTLIYITCKIVKQDNTPIADGARVSLINYPIATLFNQLDVTLGDRLISQSNNLYAYRAYIETILNYSADALSTQFTTGLFYKDTAGQHQTRTVGGDNHGFTKRSQMTERGKAVELLGHLHSDIFFQEKLILNGLDLKIKLTRNKDTFCLMSAEAEPFKIQILNASLFVKRVQIAPAVRIGHAQGLLSGNAKYTIDRVGMKIYSIAVGSRVCNLENLFLGQLPKLVIIGFVDNDAFSGAYDKNPLCFKHNHVNFAALYLDGEQIPTKPFQPDFENANSIREYMALVQIAGKQNADAGFLINREEYVEGYTLFAFDLSPDQERGGHFSLIRNGNLRAEIRFSRALDRTVNIIVYGVFDNVIEINQRREVLYDFL; from the coding sequence ATGGCGTTTATTCACACCAACTCCATAGAATGCGCTAAATCTGAACTGGATATCTTTGAAATACAGCCTACACAGACGAGCATAGAAAAAAGTCTGTATGTGGAAATACAACCGTTGGCCGCCCTTTCAGAAACGGCACCGTTGGAGTTTTATATCGCTGGCAACGGGGAACATTATTTCGACCTCAATAATACTTTGATTTACATTACGTGTAAAATCGTCAAACAGGACAATACACCGATTGCTGATGGAGCACGCGTGAGTCTAATCAATTATCCGATAGCAACGCTTTTCAATCAGTTAGATGTAACTttgggggacagactcatatcgCAATCCAATAACCTGTACGCATATCGGGCGTATATTGAAACAATTCTGAACTATAGCGCTGATGCATTATCCACGCAGTTTACCACCGGTTTATTTTACAAGGATACAGCGGGGCAACACCAAACCCGCACAGTGGGTGGTGATAACCATGGTTTTACAAAGCGTTCCCAAATGACAGAACGTGGTAAAGCCGTAGAATTACTGGGACATCTACATAGCGATATATTTTTTCAAGAGAAACTTATACTGAACGGTCTGGACTTAAAAATTAAACTCACTAGAAATAAAGATACATTttgtttaatgtctgctgaggCTGAGCCGTTTAAGATTCAAATTCTAAACGCGTCGCTGTTTGTCAAAAGGGTGCAAATTGCGCCGGCAGTGCGCATAGGTCATGCGCAGGGGCTTTTAAGCGGCAACGCAAAATACACTATCGACCGTGTGGGGATGAAAATTTATAGCATCGCGGTCGGAAGTCGCGTATGCAATCTAGAAAACCTGTTTTTGGGTCAATTACCCAAACTGGTCATTATAGGATTCGTTGATAATGACGCTTTTTCTGGTGCTTACGATAAAAACCCCCTTTGTTTCAAACACAACCATGTGAATTTTGCAGCGCTGTATTTAGACGGCGAACAAATACCGACAAAACCGTTTCAACCAGACTTTGAGAATGCTAATTCTATTAGAGAATACATGGCCCTGGTACAAATTGCCGGTAAACAAAATGCAGACGCTGGATTTCTCATTAATCGTGAAGAGTATGTTGAGGGGTACACGCTATTTGCGTTTGATTTGTCACCCGATCAGGAACGCGGTGGTCACTTCTCACTAATTCGCAATGGAAACCTGAGGGCTGAAATACGCTTTTCAAGGGCTCTGGATAGAACCGTTAATATTATTGTGTACGGCGTTTTTGATAACGTTATTGAGATAAATCAGAGAAGAGAAGTGTTATATGACTTtctctga
- the LOC142487252 gene encoding uncharacterized protein LOC142487252 encodes MQADRFQTYIAENTQGSSTEADQEFLAAALQAERLANDALDCRFGKQVTDEQTKGGTENGVRSVKRTIKQHNPDPSIMTNQKRASKMHRHQSVRSPKVAAEMQIQNKKPRAPQPEKKVNAEMQTQNKKPRAPQPEKHASKTTVRHATRRVPDKCTPAHDNEQPSTSKALYGVKRPTTTVTVTIEPPPATMLNSPTAKADIISRATGGESARINTTPVSGLQQAQLENILRRIDFGRRPRVNDPAVAQPTIKRRRVPLQDITPVTNSKSQGFPLQDITIVTNNDHGAQKGQSGNCTTINDIDTPHYWRWFYNHFVFWIDLNRLIENVISDLKTLIFVKEHERDLERMKALLLRLRRSSDIFHKGVMHLKGDSGANNQNIIHDVIITTPCTDNTHPKATTALCIEDESDIESRGCTEYLFWVDVKRSINAFMRELYSHCWVPHVERNMCMEPAFKLKLDRLTTVFSNGAQLLTNS; translated from the exons ATGCAGGCTGACCGCTTCCAAACATATATTGCCGAAAATACACAGGGGAGTTCCACAGAGGCAGACCAAGAAT TTTTGGCTGCTGCACTTCAAGCTGAGCGGTTGGCTAATGACGCTCTAGACTGTCGATTTGGAAAACAGGTTACCGATG AACAAACCAAGGGGGGTACGGAAAACGGTGTACGATCTGTCAAACGTACGATCAAACAGCACAACCCTGATCCGTCCATAATGACAAATCAAAAACGGG CTTCAAAAATGCACCGGCACCAAAGCGTTAGAAGCCCAAAAGTCGCCGCTGAAATGCAAATCCAGAACAAGAAACCACGGGCCCCGCAACCTGAAAAGAAAGTCAACGCTGAAATGCAAACCCAGAACAAGAAACCACGGGCCCCGCAACCTGAAAAGCATG CCTCAAAGACGACCGTAAGGCATGCCACTAGACGTGTTCCTGATAAATGTACCCCTGCACACGACAATGAGCAGCCCAGCACATCAAAAGCTTTGTACGGTGTAAAGCGACCAACAACAACGGTTACGGTTACAATCGAACCACCACCAGCTACAATGTTGAACTCCCCAACAGCAAAGGCGGATATCATTTCGCGTGCCACCGGCGGTGAGTCAGCACGCATAAACACAACACCTGTATCAGGCCTGCAACAAGCCCAGTTGGAAAATATATTGCGTAGAATTGACTTTGGCAGACGCCCACGTGTAAATGACCCTGCTGTTGCACAGCCAACAATTAAAAGACGAAGGGTGCCTTTACAGGACATCACACCGGTCACAAACAGTAAAAGTCAAGGGTTTCCTTTACAGGACATCACGATTGTCACAAACAATGATCATGGGGCGCAGAAAGGTCAGTCAGGTAACTGTACGACGATTAATGACATTGATACACCGCATTATTGGCGATGGTTCtataatcattttgttttttggATAGATTTAAATCGGCTTATAGAAAATgtaataagcgacttgaaaacatTGATTTTTGTGAAAGAGCATGAACGCGATTTAGAGCGCATGAAAGCCTTGTTATTAAGGCTTCGCCGTTCAAGCGATATATTTCACAAGGGTGTAATGCATCTAAAGGGGGATTCAGGGGCCAACAACCAAAACATAATACACGACGTAATAATAACAACACCGTGTACTGACAATACACACCCAAAAGCCACAACAGCGCTGTGTATAGAGGACGAATCTGACATTGAGAGCCGGGGTTGTACTGAATACCTTTTCTGGGTGGATGTAAAGAGGTCTATCAACGCATTCATGCGTGAACTGTATTCACATTGTTGGGTGCCTCATGTCGAACGCAACATGTGTATGGAGCCGGCGTTCAAACTAAAACTTGATCGTTTAACGACTGTATTTAGCAACGGGGCCCAATTACTAACCAATTCATGA